The nucleotide window GGGCCTGCTATACATGGATGGAACAATGTTCTCTCACGGGCCGTACGTGAAGAAGGTGGTCGAGTGTCTCCCCGAGATCGGCGACATTCGTCGCATGACGTTTGTCTTCTCTTTTCGCGCCTCGCCGGAGAGACTGCAGAATGACATCCGCTGCAACCCAAATCTAGAGCCGCTGGGCGCACTCGGTGACATTGGCTGGTATGCCATCCGCTCTTTTCTACACATGGTCCACTTCACCATGCCCACCACCGTTGCCGGTCGCATTATTGAGGAACTACCGAACGGTGCTGTTACCTCCTTCAAAGGAGAGCTCACTTTCCCCGGTGCCAAGCCGGACGCAGTCATCTACGCATACTTCTACTGCAGCTTCTTGAGCTCACCCCAGCAAAGTTTTATCGTTTCGGGCACGAAAGGGCGCATTGTTGCCGAGCAGCTGACGAACCCGCTCACTGATGCCGGAGCGGCGTGCTTTAAGATTGTGAAGCCCACGTTTTCCGGCCCTGATCCAAACACGGACGTCACCGTTGAGCAAAACGTGACAAATGCCCAGGTTCCCGAGGAAACGGGACATATGCAGGAGACGCAGATGTGGCGTGATGTTCGCGA belongs to Leishmania mexicana MHOM/GT/2001/U1103 complete genome, chromosome 23 and includes:
- a CDS encoding oxidoreductase-like protein; translation: MSSDTIQVGFLGASTIAHKVWAAIEAAGNMQVTLVGSRSVEVAQKFIDECIESLHISEERKAAAATYDEVVGSSEVDVVYISIPVTTRHEWVMKCAENNKHVVGEKPPGSTPEQLQSWIEALSAKGLLYMDGTMFSHGPYVKKVVECLPEIGDIRRMTFVFSFRASPERLQNDIRCNPNLEPLGALGDIGWYAIRSFLHMVHFTMPTTVAGRIIEELPNGAVTSFKGELTFPGAKPDAVIYAYFYCSFLSSPQQSFIVSGTKGRIVAEQLTNPLTDAGAACFKIVKPTFSGPDPNTDVTVEQNVTNAQVPEETGHMQETQMWRDVRDCLKRDESGRLIAEEDAVREWARKSWMTHCIAAKLMESARS